From the genome of Rhizobium leguminosarum, one region includes:
- a CDS encoding FAD binding domain-containing protein: MRAFTYERASSVEAAAKAAALNPETKFIAGGTNLLDLMKLEIETPTHLIDVNGVGLDKIEPTPEGGLRIGALVRNTDLAAHETVRRDYGLISRALVAGASGQLRNKATTAGNLLQRTRCPYFYDPNQPCNKRQPGSGCSAIGGFSRQHAVVGTSEACIATHPSDMAIAMRALDAVVETVKADGSRRAIAIADFHRLPGDTPDIETVLERGEFITAVLLPPPIGGKHIYRKVRDRASYAFALVSVGAVIQPDGTGRVAVGGVAHKPWRIEAAEAELPKGARAVAGVLLAGARPTEQNRFKVDLVERTLGAVIAEARG, encoded by the coding sequence ATGAGAGCCTTCACCTATGAACGTGCCTCGTCCGTCGAGGCCGCGGCCAAGGCGGCTGCCTTAAATCCTGAAACCAAGTTCATCGCCGGCGGCACCAACCTCCTCGACCTGATGAAGCTCGAGATCGAAACGCCAACGCATCTGATCGACGTCAATGGTGTCGGCCTCGACAAGATCGAACCCACGCCGGAGGGCGGGCTTCGCATCGGCGCCTTGGTCCGCAACACCGATCTTGCAGCTCATGAGACCGTTCGCCGCGACTACGGCCTGATCTCCAGGGCGCTTGTCGCGGGTGCCTCCGGGCAACTGCGCAACAAGGCGACGACGGCCGGCAACCTCCTGCAGCGCACGCGCTGTCCCTATTTCTATGACCCGAACCAGCCGTGCAACAAGCGGCAGCCGGGCAGCGGCTGTTCCGCCATCGGCGGCTTCAGCCGCCAGCATGCCGTCGTCGGCACCAGCGAAGCTTGCATCGCCACTCATCCGAGTGACATGGCCATCGCCATGCGGGCGCTCGATGCTGTTGTGGAAACGGTCAAGGCCGACGGAAGTCGCCGTGCGATTGCGATCGCCGACTTTCATCGGTTGCCCGGCGACACGCCTGATATCGAAACCGTTCTTGAGCGCGGCGAGTTCATCACGGCGGTCCTGCTGCCACCCCCGATCGGCGGCAAGCACATCTATCGCAAGGTGCGAGACCGCGCCTCCTATGCCTTCGCGCTCGTCTCGGTCGGAGCCGTGATACAGCCGGATGGCACAGGACGGGTCGCCGTCGGCGGCGTCGCCCACAAACCGTGGCGCATCGAGGCCGCCGAAGCCGAGCTGCCGAAAGGCGCGCGGGCGGTGGCAGGCGTGCTTCTTGCCGGCGCCCGCCCGACCGAACAGAACCGTTTCAAGGTGGACCTAGTCGAGCGCACGCTCGGCGCGGTCATTGCCGAAGCAAGGGGTTGA
- the paoA gene encoding aldehyde dehydrogenase iron-sulfur subunit PaoA, translated as MEQFMPSQTQLEISRRDLLISSAATIAVTGAVAPAAAQSPGNDMAYTSKVSFAVNGEKRDLEVDNRTSLLDALREHLHLTGTKKGCDHGQCGACTVMVDGHRINSCLTLAVMHEGDQITTIEGLGQPENLHPMQAAFVKHDGFQCGYCTPGQICSSVAVLEEIKANIPSHVTGDLTAQAAVTPAEIRERMSGNICRCGAYSNIVDAISEVAGIKA; from the coding sequence GTGGAACAGTTCATGCCAAGCCAGACACAACTGGAAATTTCCCGGCGAGACCTACTTATCTCGTCGGCCGCGACGATTGCGGTCACCGGAGCCGTCGCGCCCGCGGCGGCACAGTCCCCAGGAAATGACATGGCCTATACATCCAAAGTTTCCTTCGCCGTGAACGGTGAGAAGCGCGATCTCGAGGTCGACAACAGAACGTCGCTGCTCGACGCACTGCGCGAGCACCTGCATCTCACAGGCACGAAGAAGGGATGCGACCACGGCCAATGCGGTGCATGCACCGTCATGGTCGACGGCCACCGCATCAACTCCTGCCTGACACTGGCGGTCATGCACGAAGGCGATCAAATCACCACGATCGAGGGCCTCGGCCAGCCTGAAAACCTTCATCCGATGCAGGCGGCCTTCGTGAAGCATGACGGCTTCCAGTGCGGCTACTGCACGCCGGGACAGATCTGTTCCTCCGTGGCGGTGCTCGAGGAGATCAAGGCGAACATACCAAGCCACGTCACTGGTGATCTTACGGCGCAGGCGGCCGTCACTCCGGCCGAGATCCGCGAACGCATGAGCGGCAATATCTGTCGATGCGGCGCCTATTCCAACATTGTCGATGCCATTTCGGAAGTCGCGGGGATAAAAGCATGA